Proteins encoded together in one Streptomyces umbrinus window:
- a CDS encoding alpha/beta fold hydrolase → MSTYLLIHGAWHSGECWQRVVPLLASAGHQVLTPSLTGYGDKAHLLGPEVGLDTHVDDIVKLIVEEDLTEVTLVGHSYAGLVISSAANQVPDRIARLVYLDAMVPEDGESAADVLPVTQALIDLAVKSDSGWRVPPLPELPPPSGLFGVTDPADVAWLRTMLSDQPVRCLQQPVRLDNPAVNAVPRTHIHCTVGKPDGFDRRPVPATQPNGAPAEVWELATGHDCMVTMPVELAELLLKLG, encoded by the coding sequence ATGTCGACGTATCTGCTGATTCATGGTGCCTGGCACAGTGGAGAGTGCTGGCAGCGGGTGGTTCCGTTGCTGGCGTCGGCCGGGCATCAGGTGCTCACGCCGTCGCTGACCGGCTACGGCGACAAGGCGCACCTGCTCGGCCCCGAGGTGGGCCTTGACACCCATGTCGACGACATCGTCAAGCTGATCGTCGAGGAGGACCTCACCGAGGTGACCCTCGTGGGGCACAGCTACGCCGGGCTGGTCATCTCGTCCGCGGCCAACCAGGTCCCGGACCGGATCGCGCGTCTGGTCTACCTCGATGCGATGGTGCCGGAGGACGGCGAGAGCGCGGCCGATGTCCTGCCCGTGACCCAGGCCCTGATCGACCTCGCCGTGAAGTCCGACAGTGGCTGGCGGGTTCCGCCACTGCCCGAACTGCCCCCGCCCTCGGGTCTGTTCGGGGTCACCGACCCGGCGGACGTCGCTTGGCTGCGCACGATGCTGTCGGACCAGCCGGTGCGCTGCCTCCAACAACCGGTCCGACTCGACAACCCGGCCGTGAACGCGGTCCCGCGGACCCACATCCACTGCACTGTCGGCAAGCCGGACGGCTTCGACCGGCGTCCCGTTCCCGCGACACAGCCCAACGGCGCCCCAGCAGAGGTGTGGGAACTGGCGACCGGCCACGACTGCATGGTCACCATGCCGGT